gagtagaatttcacattggatgatatcacataatatgatttggatttgtttgaagtcctggagacctcattcatcaagctgcctcccccattttgccattccacatctgaaatagcgctaatccgatgaaaggacccctcattcccacatccccattcatcagggatgactttaccttaggcaggcaatctacaattttaaagagattattttcttgtgaattgttacatatgcattattttcacttttactttaaatacttttgtaaaaacaatacttgtttctttatttcctgccccgtgaGTGGTTacatctttcttcccagacgtataatactgctcgtgttgtgaagggtgttgcggctgaacgtacgctaaggatatgcctttggatcatttgcagTCTTTTTgttgcttgctagctgcctcttctgcctgtcgcatgtagttgttttaagagctcggagcacatgatgcttgcctgccaaaagcaatccaacaactgctagcttagaggtctgttgacttattttaaatgatggttCACTGCCTGATCTCGCATGAccttgtaaaagcaatacctgtcttttatttctggccccgggcgtggttgaattttTTCTTGCAGGGTGTATAACGCTGCTCTCGTtcagttggggtagctgctgttgcgctgcccttcgatctttttaaagcctgtacagccgctgtcctttttgctacggccctgggacaatctcttggcaccaagtctcatgtttacggtccccgcgagacacacAGTGGCAAGTCTcctttgtctcgcgggtctttaaaatgtctttcaagattatcacgtatcgtagccttgcatttgctttccattccaggattttcttttatatagagatatataatgttaatgttcctTTGTATTGGCACTCTCTGGTGCTTTgttttcctacttccattttctcctctGCTACCTATACTTTCATTAGTTGTAATTTtcggtaaatatttttttgctgatcTGAAATTTCATTTTGGATCAGTCACTCTAGATTTGTAATTCTGGTACTGTTTTAAGTGTtgctattttccttttttatgtatAGATTTGACCGCATGGGGGCAGGGGGTCCACTGTTTATTGATGTGACTTGGCATCCTGCTGGAGATCCTGGATCGGACAAAGAGACTTCTTCAATGATGATCGCTAGCACAGCACTCAACTACTGTGGCCTAGAAACAATACTTCATATCACTTGTTGCAATCAGAGTAAAGAAAGAATCACTGAACACTTAAAAAAGGCTAAACGTCTGGGTCTGAAAAACTTAATGGCATTACGAGGTGGTAAGTGCCCCACTAAGGTTGAGCTACCACTTTTAGTTGTTTTTAGATACTGTAAACTGCTTAGGTCATTTAAGTCTTATGAGTTGACATTTCTTTGAACTTCACAAGAAACAGTCTATACGCTTTATAAGGCATTTTACATgaactatgtatgtatgtatgtatgtttgtatttattttagaccCTATCGGTGAAGagtgggaagaagaagaaggaggtttCAGCTATGCCACAGACCTTGTAAAGCACATTCGCTGCGAATTTGAAGattattttgatatttgtgtTGCTGGTATGTTTTGTATCcttctgttattttgtttctgatttaaaaaaaaatgtataatggaTTTGTTTTGGTCATATTCATTTTTAGGTTATCCAACTGGACATCCAGAAGCGGAAAACTATGAGcaagacctgaaacatctcaAAGAGAAGGTTGATGCAGGTGCAGACTTCATCATAACTCAGTTGTTCTTTAGGCCTGAGACCTTTTTGAAGTTCCTGAAAGATTGTCGTGCAATTGGGATTTCTTGCCCTATTCTACCAGGAATATTTCCCATTCAGGTACTATATTTATTCTAAGAATTGCTTGGACAATTAGCAGAGAATGCTTCTTTTCTGTGTCATTATTGTGAAATTATAGTCTAATTGTTTACACTCATGGTAGGAGGGTATTGGAGGCAGTGTTTAATTTCAATATGTTAACTGTTATCAACAGCCTTGTAATGGGCCAATGTGTAAAGTGTGTATTTTAATTTCATCATCTCCATCTGATTTTCATGCATAGCTACTTTTGTCCCTGTAAACCAGTTGTATAACACTATGGAGTTATACATTATACATGACAGAGCAAAGAATGGCTTATGGGACCTATAGTATCAAATCTTGGATAACAATTCTCTTAGCATATTTCCATGGTTGGACTATGGATAATTTCCATGTTTATGTAATACAGTAGTATACATATTGTATGTAATTCCAGTGTTATTTTACTTTCAGGTATGTACACAAAGTCCTTGTGTACATGGAAGTACTTTGCTTTTTGACActttcagaaatgtttgaaagtttaaaaaaaaaataaaaataaacaaaattggaCTTCTGCATGCACATTTACCAGTCAATTAGCAAAAGTCAAAATGACACTATGGGAGAGACTGATATTACATTGTTTCAAGCCTACAGGACATATTTATAATGAATACACACTAAACAGCAATGTAACTGGTTCTAGCAACACACAGTAAAGTAAATAGAACTACTCCCTCACTTATTTCAGAAACCTTGTTTTATATTCTAAACTGGCCAAATTTCCATATGGAATCTACAGTTTCTCCTGTTGTCTGCTTGGAATTTCTTTATCTATTCAACATTCCAAAGGTGTGAATGAATAGTTAATGACATCTCTAAAAATGGTAGTGTGAGTCAGCATGGTTTCTGGTGTTCTATTTAGGGGTGAGTACTCTAATATGACCAAAGctgccaggaaaggctctgaatttCTGTGAACCTGGCTTTAAGCATGTTCCTAAAAATGggtaaataaatgttataaatgtgGCACCCTGATCTTGCAATGCAACTATCTTTTCCCGGTACACATCCACACGTCTGCCAATAGTtaatgttttgaattatttttctgcaGATTCAGTATTCATGTTTCACATGTTGCACAGAAAGCTGACTAAATGTAACTGAGAGAGGGAAAGAGACTACAAGGGTAAACTTAATTTGCAGTCACTGATGTATTAGAACAAAACAAATGGGCTGCAATAAGCATTCTCTTCACACTGGGGAAAAACCCAAAAAGCTCACATTATTTTTGCACCTTATACATTTCTGGATGTGAAATTCTAGTGTAAGAAGCAAGACACAGATTAcagattaattttaataattgatatacagtatagaaaCCATCCTGTGTCAGAGCACCATCCACTATTGCTGAGACCCTAACACATTAGGTTGTTGTTCCTAATATacctttttaatgtaaaaatagttgcttcattCTTAGCATATGAGGGGAAAATTCCTAATTAAAAAAGGTTCTGGATGCATCAGTGTCAAACAGGTATAAACTGAGAGTAATTGCCTCTACCTTCTGTAATTTCTTTCATACCTAGGGATACCAGTCTCTACGACAGCTGGTGAAACTTTCCAAGCTTGAAGTACCAGAAGAGATCAAGGGAGTAATTGAGCCAATCAAAGACAATGATGCAGCAATCCGTAACTATGGCATTGATCAGGCTGTGGATATGTGTAAAGTTTTGCTGGGCAGTGGTGAGGTGCCTGGACTTCACTTCTACACCTTAAACAGAGAGGTGGCCACCATAGAGGTGCTGAGGAAGCTAGGAATGTGGCGTGAAGACCCAAGGTGAGCTCCACAGTACACCCATCAATCCCTTCCATTCACATAAACTGATAAGatataattgtgttttttaataaattattattaacctcatttaataacattttcacaATACATTGTAGGGTGTAGAAATAGTATATAACACATTGAGCCAGAGCCTGTATATTTGAATTGCAACCAGCATTTTGGTAGGATTGTTCTTTAAGTTGTACTTTGTGATCTGGACTGTCtttgtaaatgtgttttttgttttgcttgcaAATTGATGTGTTTTTAAACAGGTTAGATAGCATTTAGATAGTTCTATCTAATATGCTAGATGGGTTAAAATCTTTGCCTTCACACCATGTTATGATCTACCTAATTTTTATGGGGAAAACTGCTTGGAAGGAACTAAagcaaaatattattataaatgctGTACATCACAGTTCATTCTCTTTAGCATGAAAGACAACAATATGCACTCCCTTTACTAATTTTCCTATTCTGAATAATTTGTACTGTTCAAAATAAGTACATAACATGAGAATAAAACCCTAAATCAACAAAGAAACCGGCGAAAGGAAGAAATGACTAATTTTACAATTCTGGCAGTTTGGTTTTTTTCTACTACTGTAGTGCCTAGAATTAGGCACAGCAGTATTATAGGCTTAGACTCTCACTTTTTTTTCGTCATTGCATTTTCTTCCAAAATTTTTCATGAAATCTCTAGTAAAACTTTGACTTGTTTGCTTCCAGATCTGAAATCCACAATGATGAGCAAAGCTTTCAATAGTTTGTGGTGACTGAGCATCCTGCTGCCAACAACATTGAATTTTAAGGCATTGTTCATCTGAAcaccatttttaaacattttactcttgtagaaaattgtttaattttgttcattaGTTTTTGTGCATATGTTTTCTATAATGCAGTGTTCTTCCCACCTTGGTAACATTCTGTACTAAAAATGTATGTAGCAAATATCAAAGAATTTTGTAAAACTAGTATTAATGACCAATGTAAATGTGAGGCACACAGACCAGGCAACAGGAGCAATTGGCAGAACaatttcctgtttcaagttgCTCTACAGGCAACAGAACCTTTTACCAATTTTGATGCAAATTAGAGTATCCGTGTGTTTCTGGTTCTTGGTGTTAATGGACCTAAAGAAACGTTGTGTTTACTCAATCACTATTCAGTGAACAGTTTTTGTCCTTAATGTTTCTTGATTTTTGTCATTACTTGATCTTACTTTTTTGTGGCTGAATTGTATATAAATTGTGGAAAGCGTTTATAAAACTCTTTGGAACTATCTTCATTTTCCCTTGAGTGCAATCCTATGTATCTACTGTCATTGAGAGACGTCTGTAAGAATGATGAACGGCAACTaatgaaataaactgaattttttttttcctacctcCCCTCTTCATAGTCGAGTGCAAACTAAACCTTGAGTTTTAGAGACTGCAGTAAACTGAACAATTAGCTGCACTCATTCTGTTTATTATAGAAAAAGAATGCACTAACACAGTGTCACAGAATTCAGGTACAAGCATACTTGTTTATAATATTGAAACTCATTGCATGTATTGTTAATTTGTAAGTATACGTATTATTGCAACAATGAAATATTTGCAAACTGAGAACAATTATCTAAACAAATAGTCCTCTGCTGTTGTAAAAATAGATTATGAAATAGTTGTAATTTAGcctggatcttttttttttttttttttttttttatatatatataaacttaatTTGTAACCTTTATATGTTGACAAGGAATAGGGGCAAAACTGACTACATGATGAAGAGATAATAGTAAATttttacactgaacatacacatCTTTCGAATCATGTACAGTACACTTGTATGTGTAATTGGGCTTTGCCAAATAAATGtgagagtgtgggtgtgtgaccCTTTTTTGTAAttgactgacaccctgtccatgGTTGTTTCTTCCAGGTCTACGAAATGTGTGGGAGTCACGTTGGGTAGATAATATGGTTGTTCATTTACAGACTTGATCCACTTCATGGAAAGTTCTATGTACTTTCCAAAGCTGATGGTATTCAAAacaatatgttgacatatgttAGACATGCCGCTAGTGGAACagggtttgttttgtatttataatgaTTCGGATTATACAGAATAATATTAAATACGTATGTGtgtggtgggtttttttttgttttcttttaacccATTATTTGGTATTGTACTTGGCATGTTAACAATCTGTGTACTTGGGTTGGATCTTCATGTTGTGCAGTTTACAGCATCCATACTCCTACACTGTTTGAAGATATCAATGTGAAAGTATGCTTCAAATGCACTAAGATTTTGTTTTAtgacaaacaaaatgacattgatacAGGACATAATAATCATCATTTTTTGAGTTTTTGGTAGCGCATCCTAAATAAACAATTTatcgtaattttttttttttttttttaaactgtttgagCTTTGAGACAGTGGGGAGCTACACACACATATTAGCATTGAATATTATCAGAGACTACAATATCCTTTACCTCAAAGTGTTCATGTGCAGGAGCTAGGAATATACTAAATTTTGTGCCACTGAAATTATTTGGCCATAAATAGCAAAagtcctgttttatttatttgattaaaaaaataatgtaccaTTGTTTTTGTAGCTCAGCTACGTTGGTTAAAGATGATACTTTCCAACAGTGTCTTCTGTTCTATAGGGAATGAATGAATCCTCACACTACGTTGACATCGTTCAGAGTATTGTACCGGCAAGAAACAACACTGCCTTTCTGAAAGCAGTAACAAACTGAACAAAAGGAAGGAAAATGTCTCATACCAGGAGAACCTGAATTGAGGCATGAAGCAATGTAAAGTAGTTCGACTTAAAATGTGGATCTATACAACTTGTAATCTGAGTAATGGACAAATTGAGCCCAGACAGTCTATATCTGCTTACATACGTTGACATCTTAAGGGacatgtttttgttcatttttaattattgttcagAAAATGTGTGTTGATGTATGAGAAAAGCTAAATCTGTTCCAAATTGATGTTCTTTACTGAATCAGAAAATTGTATTTCTAACAGATTGAGGCTTCATCTGATTGTCAGTTGGTCAGGAGTTTGAAGCTTAGCTGCCTCCTTGGAAGCAACTGTTTTTGCCATTCCGGCAATAGGTGACATCTCAGTACCATATACTGCATTGTCTGTCTTACACTGGTAACTTCTGCATTTGACCAACATTTGGGCCTAAAGGTTAATTCTGTGGATGTCTAGATGTAAAATTCAAAAGCTACAATACCACATGCATTGTTTATTGCAAAATTGAATAGAGAACACTGTATGCATCAGTTGAAGGCCATGGTCATCTAACAAATAAGGGCAATTAACTCCTGCAAAATGACCACTGATGATTATGATATTAAAGATCTCTGCCATCCTTCAGTCACTTTTACCCCTATTTATAGGCTGATTCATGTAATATTTTGGGAATTTAGTGACTGTAATTGACTTCTGCCACTAGTCTGTGGGAGACATGTAAATTTTATtgcactatgtacacatgacaatgaaTTATTGAACTTTAATTGAAAGGTGAGGGGTCAAAGCTGTAAattcaattaataaatattagATGTTGATAATGGAAATATATGATGGGGCCTCAAGTAACTGCCAGTGTTAGCTTTAATATCAGTGGTGCCTTCGTATCTCCCCACTAAAGTGAGGATGCCACATAACAGGTTTCTCAGGCTCAACCACGGTAATATTCAAGtaacccccaaaaaaaaaaaaaaaaaaaaaaaaaaacggaagcaAAACTTTCATGAGCTTGTCTCCTTCACCCCTCCAACCATTACTTAATCTCAAATGGCCAATTCTCCTACTCCCCCTATCGCTACATCTTGGATGCATGCTTGTGAAATTGATATTCCTCTTTTCAGAGAGGATGTATAAACTTCAGAAAATTCTGTTAACTTGCCTTTCCTAATCAAATGCAATTCACAGTATTGTGACCATAGGTGTGTTGTGTCCAAGAGATTTTCAAAGTAatatgtttaattctttttttttttctttctttctttttttatcctcTTTGCCCCCTCCCCACACACCTAATGCTGTACAGGAGACCTCTGCCTTGGGCAGTAAGTGCTCATCCTAAACGCAAAGTGGAAGATGTAAGACCTATCTTCTGGGCATCTAGACCAAAGAGTTACATCTATAGGACACAAGAATGGGATGAATTTCCCAATGGAAGATGGTAGATGTTCTCCTTTTTGTTTGActactttgtgtatttttttaatgacaaataaGATTTAAATAGTATACTATTCTATTCTACTGTTCTATACCTGGTATTGCATTACTTCTTACTTTTCTTGAAATTGATTAAATGTGTTTCAAAGTAATTTGGATACCCAGTGGaaattaataatttcaaataagttagctccagtattattagcaacatttatagtagccagagacaacaaaatt
This region of Erpetoichthys calabaricus chromosome 8, fErpCal1.3, whole genome shotgun sequence genomic DNA includes:
- the mthfr gene encoding methylenetetrahydrofolate reductase isoform X2, which encodes MGAGGPLFIDVTWHPAGDPGSDKETSSMMIASTALNYCGLETILHITCCNQSKERITEHLKKAKRLGLKNLMALRGDPIGEEWEEEEGGFSYATDLVKHIRCEFEDYFDICVAGYPTGHPEAENYEQDLKHLKEKVDAGADFIITQLFFRPETFLKFLKDCRAIGISCPILPGIFPIQGYQSLRQLVKLSKLEVPEEIKGVIEPIKDNDAAIRNYGIDQAVDMCKVLLGSGEVPGLHFYTLNREVATIEVLRKLGMWREDPRRPLPWAVSAHPKRKVEDVRPIFWASRPKSYIYRTQEWDEFPNGRWGNSSSPAFGELNDYYLFYLKSKCPREALLQMWGEELKNEQSVFEVFTNYISAKPNASGNKVTCLPWNDDPLAQETNLLKDQLEKVNCRGVLTINSQPNINGKPSTDPVVGWGPAGGYVFQKAYLEFFTSNENVTALLKVLKKYEPRVNYHIVDVKGKNITNAPDMQPNAVTWGIFPGREIVQPTVVDPVSFMYWKDEAFALWIEQWAKLYEEESPSRMIIQYMHDNYYLVNLVDNDFPLENCLWQVIEDMFDLVNSTVEHAI